Part of the Bubalus bubalis isolate 160015118507 breed Murrah chromosome 9, NDDB_SH_1, whole genome shotgun sequence genome is shown below.
GTCTCTATGAATTCCTCAGCAGCAAGACAGGTTTTGATACTTAGTGATTTCACTTACTGCCTTCCCCCTCCCAAAGAGGTAATGTTCCTCTGCCCCAATCGACTGCACCTAGCTCCGATCCCAATGGGGACTTGATTGGGAGACCTGAATACCTCGGACAAAAAGACCCTTGCTTCCACCTTGTTGCCTCTCTAATCCCTTGGCTCTTTCCTCTTATGTTTCAAGATgggttccctgctggctcagtggtaaagaatccacctaccaatgcaggagatgtgggttcgatccctgggttggaaagatcccctggagaaggcaacccactccagtattcttgcctgggaaatcccatggacagaggagcctggtgggctacagtccagggccgcaaagagtcagatggaacttagcggctgaacacaaaacaacaacaacatttcaaGCAGAGAGTCCCTTTCACAGTGGGTGAGGGAGTAGATGACACTATGGAGCAAAGATATAAGTTTCCCTCAGTCCGCTGGGGAATGGTAACCTAGAATTAAGGTATTCCAGACCCTGGCCCCTCattcaggaagagaagagaaagtcaCTACCTGGGTTTAGGTGCACCTCGTACACGAGAGCCTTCTATATGCTCCACATTCCAGCAGCATGTTTCCACAACACCCCATCTCTTGATCACTCATTTCATTTCTTACTCTCAGACAAGGGCATAATCCACCCGAAGTATTAATCTATGAAAACTTTCTGGTTAATTCACAAAAAGCACATCATCTACCACACAGTTACCACTCACAGAAGTGGCAACATCACTACAGGCTCTTACAGAGAGACCAATATATTCTCTGGGACATGGCCCAGCCACACGCCTGCATCTGAATAACCCTCAAGCATTGGCTGAGCCTGCAAAGGTCTCACCTCTAGCCCATAGAGAAGATCAGAGGGTGGGCAGCTTGGGCGAACGGGCTCCCCTGCCATAGGTGCACTGGGTGACTTCACCATCATGAAGCTATCACTCCGAGTGGGTGCAGAAGCCAAGGGTGTACAACCATGAGAGTGGCCGCCCACATCAACAAACTTGATAGGATCATCTGACCCTAGCTGGATTCGGAGGATCCCATTGGAAGGAGGAAGCCCCTCCCTCCTTCGAGACCGGGTGAGACAGGCACAGGTGCCAGCAGGAAAGCAGGTCATTCCACAGGCAGCCCCACGCAGGCACTTCGAGATGAGCGCCACGAATGAGCCAAAGGAAACAAAGCAAATTGCCACCAGAGATACAGCCAAGTAGAGGGTCAAGCGGGATTCTCCTTCCCTTGGAGCCGAAGACTCTCGAAGATCAGGGACAACTGGATGAGTGTCTTCTTCCAAGGACACCAGGAGAGTGACGGAGGTAGAGAGTGGTGGGCTACCACTGTCCTTTACCACAATGACCAGCTTCTGCGGTGGGAGATCAGCTGGGATGGGAACAGCTGTCCGCACCTCCCCGGCATAGCGGGAGACTGCAAACAGGCTGGGATCTGGGGCCTCCAGGAGCTGATACGAAACCCAAGCATTGTAACCTGAATCCAAGTCCACAGCGGTCACCTTTGTGACTAGGTGGCCAGCACCAACTGATGGAGGCAGTGCTTGGGGACATAAGGAACCAGGCCGAGCCCTAGGGCGGAGTACAGCTGGGGCATTGTCATTGAGGTCCAGCACAAACAGACGAACAGTCACAGTGCTACTAAGGGGCGGGTTGCCCCGATCCCGGGCTTGCACCTCAAACTGCAGTGTCTGTGTTTGCTCATAGTCAAAGGATCGAGTAGCATGAACAGCTCCCGTCTGGGGGTTCAGGGAGATGAAGGAGGATGCTGACACATCTCGATTTCTGGGCTCAAGGAGAGAGTAGGAGATAAGTGCATTCAAGCCAGAGTCAGGATCAGAGGCCGCAAGGGAGCAGAGAAGGTCCCCTGGGCGATTGTTCTCTGGAACAAACACCTCATGTGACCTCTGGAAGAAAGAGGGTGGGTTATCATTCACATCCGAAATGTTAAGGAAAATGGTCCTGTGGGTACTCAGAGGAGGGCTCCCGGCATCAGAAGCAGTGACCATGATATCATAGCTGGATTTGGCCTCTCGGTCCAAGGGCCCAGCAGTCACCAGGGAGAACTGGTTCCTGAAGGCGGACTTGAGGGCGAAGGGCAAATGGTCGGGAATACGGAGGCTCACGTCCCCATTTGAACCTGAGTCAGGGTCCTGCACACTGATGAGTGCCACCACAGTGCCAGGCTCTGCACTCTCGGGGAGAGTCCCCAGCTCTGAGGTCACTGTGATGTGGGGGGCGTTGTCATTCACATCTAGGAGATCCACCCGAAGGCTGCAATGTTGCTCCATGGCTGGAGAGCCCCCATCTCGAGCCCGCACATCAAATTCGTAGTAATTCTCGCTCTCAAAGTCTAGGGGTCCTTGAAGAGTTAGCTTTCCATTAGTGGGGTGCAGGCTGAAGAGGCTTCTCACACGATCAGGGGTGTgaccactgaaagaaaaggtgacGTTACCACTGGGACCCAGGTCTGGGTCGGAGGCATTGAGCTGGATGAGCAGCATGCCGGCTGGCGCGCTCTCCAAGACGCTAATCCTATAGCTGGATTGCTGGAAGGCTGGGGCGTTGTCATTCACGTCCAGCACTGACACCCGCAGCTCTGCCGTGCCAGATCTCGGGGGGTTCCCGCCATCCACAGCAGTCAGCACTAGGCGGTAGTCTGACTGCTTTTCCCGATCCAAAGGTTTCTCCAGGAGCAGCTCTGGGACCAGGCTGCCGTCGCTGCGCTTCTTGACATCTAGGGCAAAGTGTTCATTGGAGCTTAGTCTATAGCTGCTGATGGAGTTGCTCCCCACATCTGCATCCTGAGCCTTTTCCAAGGGGAAACGCTGTCCTGGAGGAGCTGCCTCCCCAATTTCCAAGTCCAGCTGCTGCCGAGGGAATCGGGGGGCGTGATCATTCACATCCACAATTTCTACCTCTGCTCGGTACATTTCCAAAGGCCCTTCTGTTACAAACTCCAGGGGCACAATACAGCTGGCACTGAGCCCACACAGTGCCTCTCGATCGATTGGATTCTTGATGAGCAGGGCACCGCTGTCCAAATCCACACGGAAGTGTCTTTGGTTCACCTCTCCAGCGACCTGCAGCCTGCGAGCTGCCAAGCTCTCGGTATCCAGCAGGAAATCTTGGGCGACATTCCCCACAAAAGTCCCTTCCTGTGACTCCTCTGGGACCGGGTATCGGATCTGCCCACCAACGTAACCCAGGTggcaaaaaaggaacaaaagggtAGCCCCCCGGCAGATTTGTACCCAGCCTCTCACCTTGCCGAGCATTGCTGCTGCCCGCTAGTTCTCTATCTGGTCCTGAGAAGCCCCAGAAGCTGACCCGCCCCAACAGCCACAGCAGCTGGAGACACCTATCTCCCTTTCCCCGCGCCAGCTCTGGCGCGGCTGGGCCGGCGCCGCAAGGGTTACGCGCCGTTTTTTGCTGGTGGCGGGGTAGATTTGTCTGCCTTCCTCTATCCGATTGGCAGACAGCGACTCCTGGGCTCAGCCAATAGGCTAAGCAGAGAACGTCCCAATAGCAGCAGGGTTAATGCGACGCAGTAttggaagaagggggaaaaaaccacAAAAACCCACCTATCTTTTCGCCTTCCTCCCGCTCAACAGCATTTTCCCCCCATGGGTTATTACCTCTATAGAGAGGCAGACAacatatatgtttttgtttttgtttccctaaTTCACcaatccccaccccacctcaccccgcCCCTTTTCGGCAGGGAAAACAGCGACAGCCTGAGAGCCCTAGCAACCTGCAGCCCAGAAAGTGAGTAGCCATTTGAGACTGGTCACTTTGTTCAAGCCAGTGTTGTCATTcaccaataatattttaaaggagtAGCTTCTGCCTCATTCTGATTGTATTATAGCAACAGCTAATTAGAAGCACTGCTTTATACAAAAAACTCTGCCCCTCTGCATATTATTCAGAAACATATCCATCTCTTTGCAGAAAAGGCTTACACATTAATGCAGCCTATTAAATTTATGCAGTACACATTTCTGTTGTAACAGAAGGCGCAGCAGAAACCAAATCTCTCTTACTCGGATAGTCACTGGTGATATACTAAATTGCCATTCATTAATTTCAAGGACAGTATGGAAGGAATGAAGGAGAGGGGGAGAAGCCAGGAGAGGGAGATGTTCCaaatcagtaaagaatcagcttgttTGGGAGACGCTAAGGACTAAATCTCATTACCTGGCAGAATGCTAATGTTCACAGATTTAATAGCTTTCTTGAATGATTGAGATCAGCTACCAACAGAACCAGTGCCTACAAATCTCCTTTATTTGACACCATGGTATGCTTGATATGTTGTTAATTACCAACTGTGACTGTTTCAAAAGAGCCAAGTTTTTCACTGAGCCCTAGGGGGCCTTTTGGCAAGGGAGACTTGATCTCACCCTCCCTGGAGCCTGGCTACCACCTTGCACAAATGCAGAAAGATTGTTCAATTCACACTGTAGTTACCTGCAAACTCTAACTGGAGTCACAAACACACcagaacacaaagagaaaaatctatccCGATTTGCatgtgagattttttaaaaattcatctgaaTCCTCACCTAGGCTGCCAATTATTGTTGGTGGTAGTGTTTAgttaagtcgtatctgactcttggtgaccccatggcctgccaggctcctctgaccatgggatttccaaaaCCAGTAGCAAAACCAGAGGTTATCCTCCCAGGTGTTTTCCCAAACCCTTGATCTTCATGAATATCCTTTCGATGGTGAGGCCAGCAACCAACATTTTGGTCTCAAAGGGAGGTATCTGCTTTCTGTGTTCTTTCAGCCCCAAACACCTAAACCTTCTTCCATGGGAATGACAGGTGTAAATCCGTCGGACTTATAAGGTGTTTATGCCAGGATTCACTATCTCAGTAGAATGACACCATCTTCCCCCGAAGCTGCCAGTGGGGAGGGATAAGGAGGATCATTCTTGACTCATTCCTCTTCCATCTTCCCTTTATCATGTCAATGAATAAGTGCTGATAATTTCACTATAGTTACGTCCCTCAATCTATACTTGTCATTGTGCTGGTTCAAGCATTTCTCAATCTTCTCAAATACTATAATAGCCATCTAAATGTTCTAAATGTAATATAATAGCCCCATGTAATATAATAGCCCCATGTTAcaatatagggcttccccaggtggctcagtgagtggtaaagaatctgcctgcaaatgcaggagacatgggttcaatccctggaacgggaatatcccctggaagaggaaatggcaactcactccagtaatcttgcctggaaaatcccatggacaaaggagcctggtgggctacggtccatggggtggcaaagagtcagacatgactgagtacacattcAAATCTTCTTTAGTCTCCAGTCCCAATATCCCCAATCCATTATGGCAACTCATttcaccattcttgcctggacaattccatgcacagaggagcctagcgggttacagttcatggggttgcaaagagtcgaacatgactgagtaactaagcacactcacacacatttcATTTATGGCTACCAGAATAATcactccaaaacaaacaaacaaaaactctgacGACATTATATCAGTTCAAAATTCTGCAATGACTATCATGggtatagaataaaataaaaaatccttgGCACAGCCTAAAGGTAACTCAAGATTTAACTCCTGCCTACTTGCTTCACTTTATCTCCTGCAAAAGTTGTTTTGCAAATACACTTTAAGCTtcagcaataataaaaaaaaattatccctcTGCATGTAATTTCCTGCAAGGGTCCCTCTCTACTCGCCTTTCTCTTTTATTATCTGATAAACTACTACTCAACTTTCATTCTCGGATCAAGCATCATCACCTGTATGAATTCTTCCTGATTTCCCCAGGCTGACTGGGGCGTTTCCTTTCCTTTGCTCCCATTGCTTCCTGTATTATACAGATCTCCCTTACCAttgttgtgggtgtgtgtgcatgtctgtctcCTATGGTACTCCGTGTGCCACAGGAGCAGGGACTGtgccttttcatcttttaaagtgTATGGTACATTCACCAATACACGGTGAATTAGTGCTATTATCACTTGTTAGTTCAACAAGTATCTATTGAATGCTTGTACTTTatgagtattttatatttatacattttacataCATTACTTTTCATTCTCACACCATTTTGGAAGAGTTTATATTTGAGAACACAAGCTCAGAAATGTTAGGAGACTTGTGTAAAGTCTATCAAGTGCAGTATTAGGGTCTCCCCACTTTCACCTCTAGTCtgtctagaaagaaagaaaacctctttctgtaacatcttaaatCATTTTCCTAACAGTTTGTCATCCCTGTAGCCATCAACTGACCCTTTTTGCTGGCTTTAATATCTAAGAACTAGACCTCTTATAGATCTCAATCCCTTTTATTTGCAAGTTGACACCAAAACAAACATATCTATATTATTAATACTTGAACTGGAGGATCATAAAGCCCGAATCCTATATATCCTAGACTTGACCTTTTTATGCCAAGTATGTAATTCTTCCATCTCTAGATTTTTAACACAGTTGTATTGAGCTACATAATTTATCCATTACACCATACAATTCACCCCTTTAAAAAGTACAATTTAacggtttttagtatattcacatatACTAAAATGATGCAAACACTACAGTATAATTAGAGGAAAATGTTTTCACCCCTAAAAGAAACACCATTCCCATTGCTGAGctctaaatttttaaagaaatagttgcCCAGGTGCTAGTGGTTGAGGAAGATTTTTCTCCTTAGATGACTGAAATATCTCACATTTTCCCTACAGTGCTTTCCTAGAGCTATTCTATATAATAATTTAAGGTTGAGAAATAAcattatagaattttttaaagttcagccTGGCAAAACAAGGCTGGCTGCTGGTTCTGTGAACTTCAAAATAACACTTAGTTTCAAAAACATGCTAATTGATGGACAGGCATGTCTTAGGGCAATGCTTTTCAAATTTGTCTTCACACTGGAATCACTTGAGGACCTTCAAAAAATACCAATGCCTGTGTCCCATTCCAAGAGACTGCTTTAATTCATCTGGGATGTGGCCTGGGcttcaggatttttaaaaggtCCCTAGGTAATTCTGGTGTGCAACCACGTTTGACAGCATCATTCAAAGGAAAATGCCAGTTGTTTTCCAGTCTGACCAGAAAAGCAGCAGCTGCTTCTCTCTGGCTTTCATCCTTCCTTAGCCTTTCCATATATGCCTCTGCTTTGTCATCTTGAAGTGTCTCCAGGTTAGTACCTAAAGAATTTTTTGGAACTATGACACAACAAACACCGTGCATATATTGTATCATGCACTAATCTTATAAAACTCTTGCTACTTCTTTTCCACATACTAAAAATGGGTCTAGAAAATTTAACGTGGCCATGGACTCATGGATGATAAGTGGTGGAGCTTTCTATGTCTAACTGCCAGACCCAAAGGTTGATAGCAATAATATACTTATTAGTAACAAAGTTATAGTCGTTCTCCCACAAATAGAAGTGTGTTTAAGTTGCACTTCAAAACAAAGGCCTGGACACTATCCTGAATAAATGAAagctttatcttttttctcaGGGTATGAATCTGCCTGTCACACTACATTtataccaaaataataataataatggtgaaagGATAGGAATTAACACTTAGGGCAAAAAGAACTTTCATTTTGTACTTTATGTccttctgaatttattttaaaaataaatattacttttacaATGAATGGTGGTTACCTTTGGGTTTGggaataaaattagttttaatttttcttatatttttccatattttccaaattttctataatgCACATGTAAGTAATGTCCACATAATTTCCTGTTGTGtccttgaaataaaatttaaaggactctagaattttatttctttcatagaaAGCCATCTGAGAATGAGGAAGAGGATCTGTGCAGTCAAAGGAAAATTATCAGCAAACCATTAGTTTTAATGCAGATGTGGCAATCATTTGCAAGATAGACAGATGAGGTAGTTTTTATACTCCTAGCAGCTGCCACTGGCTAGAGGTTTCCATTAACTTGTACTCAATGCAAATGATACCAAGCTAAGCTCTGAGTGCTGAGATGGTGAGTTAAAGCTTAATGGCCCTTTAGTAGGATTGGTTAGTTGCTATGGCAAGTGAATGCTGAGGGTGTGAATTGTGTCCACAGATGAGTGAATTAACTCCACACTGTGTGGGACCACAAACCACACTCTAGCTGGGCCATCTCCTTCCCCGAAAAGGCACGATATTCAATCTGGGAAAAGCCAAGTAAAAATGTGGATGCATCATTAGGAAAACATCTTGATGACTGAAAATGAAGATGGCTACATACGTTCCTAAAAGTGATGCAGGAATCAAAAAGCATTAATATCATTCCAGGGTGACTTGCTAACCCTTACCTGTCCAGGAGGGGAGCTCTCTGCACCCAACACTTGCCTATAGAACACTGGATCGAGGCTC
Proteins encoded:
- the LOC102390875 gene encoding protocadherin gamma-C4, which produces MLGKVRGWVQICRGATLLFLFCHLGYVGGQIRYPVPEESQEGTFVGNVAQDFLLDTESLAARRLQVAGEVNQRHFRVDLDSGALLIKNPIDREALCGLSASCIVPLEFVTEGPLEMYRAEVEIVDVNDHAPRFPRQQLDLEIGEAAPPGQRFPLEKAQDADVGSNSISSYRLSSNEHFALDVKKRSDGSLVPELLLEKPLDREKQSDYRLVLTAVDGGNPPRSGTAELRVSVLDVNDNAPAFQQSSYRISVLESAPAGMLLIQLNASDPDLGPSGNVTFSFSGHTPDRVRSLFSLHPTNGKLTLQGPLDFESENYYEFDVRARDGGSPAMEQHCSLRVDLLDVNDNAPHITVTSELGTLPESAEPGTVVALISVQDPDSGSNGDVSLRIPDHLPFALKSAFRNQFSLVTAGPLDREAKSSYDIMVTASDAGSPPLSTHRTIFLNISDVNDNPPSFFQRSHEVFVPENNRPGDLLCSLAASDPDSGLNALISYSLLEPRNRDVSASSFISLNPQTGAVHATRSFDYEQTQTLQFEVQARDRGNPPLSSTVTVRLFVLDLNDNAPAVLRPRARPGSLCPQALPPSVGAGHLVTKVTAVDLDSGYNAWVSYQLLEAPDPSLFAVSRYAGEVRTAVPIPADLPPQKLVIVVKDSGSPPLSTSVTLLVSLEEDTHPVVPDLRESSAPREGESRLTLYLAVSLVAICFVSFGSFVALISKCLRGAACGMTCFPAGTCACLTRSRRREGLPPSNGILRIQLGSDDPIKFVDVGGHSHGCTPLASAPTRSDSFMMVKSPSAPMAGEPVRPSCPPSDLLYGLEVRPLQAQPMLEGYSDAGVWLGHVPENILVSL